The sequence below is a genomic window from Myxocyprinus asiaticus isolate MX2 ecotype Aquarium Trade chromosome 9, UBuf_Myxa_2, whole genome shotgun sequence.
tagtgaatatacattttaccAGTTCTGCTCTGCTCTTAAATGTTTCATCAACCAGAacattgctcttgtgtagaggaAATGAATAGTTTTTTATAATCTCTGTCCATTTAATTACATTTCCTTTCCATTTATTTACTCACCAAGTATAAAATATATAAGTGACTTTTCTTGGTGCATTTGGAGACCGTACAGACAACAACAATAGCCACAACCAacacagcaaaacataaaaaaataaaaaataaaacgttttaatgggatagttcagccaaaaatgaaaattctcttcatttactcagtcatacatatctgggatggcatttctgcagaatgcaaattaagatttttttgaacttttcagctctgtaggtccttacaatgcaagtgaatggtgtccaaaaagcatataaaggcagcacaaaaaaaatccatagaactccagtggattaattaatgtcttctgaagagaaacGCAAGGTGTGTAAGAAATGCATcaatgtttaacttttttttatttattatttttttttttttactaaaaatgttcacttccggCCAATATGTTGACAAGGGTGGAATTCAAACTGCCTCTTCACGTGACGTAAGCACTTAAGCCTCCTCTGTATAGATATTAATTTGAAcgtaccttattagcagctgtttctttGGACCGCCGAGACCATGCAGCGGTGTGAGCAAGGAGGCATCTCCTCCCTTCACTTGCATTCAGACTGTtccaaacagctctccttgttgactgttccaagatggcgccgcagTTGACGTATCCAAACTAGCCGAATAAGGCATCTGTGTATGAATATCTGTACTCCTTATGTAAACAATGCAGCACTTCCGTATTATTTCACACATTAGTTCTCGCTTGTGTCACGCGAGAGGCTGCGTCACCtcgactcttttttttttttttttcttgttgaagtTTTAAATATCTATCTGTTCTTTACACACCTAgtattttgcttcagaagacattaattaatccactggagtcatatggattgcttttatgatggctatatgtgctttttggaatttAAAAATGTGGCACCCAATCAAATGCATTttgtggacctacaaagctgagatattcttctaaaatctatgtttgtgttctgcttaagacagaaagtcatacacacatgggatggcttgagggtgagtaaatgatgagagaattctttttttgggtgaactatccctttaaggctctaTAAAGTGCACAGTCAGAGAATTGAGGGAAAACCAGTAGCAACTTAAGGCAATACTTacaaacaactggaaaggtcTGTTTTATAAAGTTGATCTTGTAACTTTCTGTAACTGTAACTTGACGTCagttttttctctgttctcttagAATCTCCTTGACAAGTTCCTCATTCCTAATGCTAGCCAGGCAGAGAGCAAAGTCTTCTACCTGAAAATGAAAGGAGACTACTACAGATACCTGTCCGAGGTGGCATCTGGAGACTCAAAGAAAAGTGAGCTCATTTTATTTGTTAAGGGTGTGGGCATTCTCTTGTCATTGGCATTTTAGTGTTGGCACCAATCTTGTTTCATAGGTGTTTGGGTAACAGCCATGGGCTGTCAtgtttatgaaatttggctgacgattaattgtcaaacaaataattgggATTATGGCGAttcattgtctgttttagggctttcacgattaattgtaacataaattgtcatatttcgtaaggtgcatgtgtgcttcatacagcTTAAGAAGTCAttgttacatatttaacttcaaatatataaatcaaataataaaaaaatcttttaaaggctttaaaaacttcTGAATGACATGaacaatattgttttaaaaatcaaaatatttctaaatattaaatgtctctttttggtcaactttagttttggttgaTTTTACActattgtttttggaactcatatattttatattatacttattacataaataataaaatatacatttttttgtatattatattatgcaatagtacaATATTGCTATCCTAATTTCTTAattttcacatgttattttaatgctctttgattaaacccacaaagCCCTTATTTCtaatgaagcaaaacctttgagatttcgtttcataattatatcactccacagaaataaagtgtGCGTCGTCTCCTTAGTCACTGCATGTATGAACCTgctatgaccaggaacatttCCATTACACAATCATTAAATTAATGTGAAACTAGAGCGCTTTGCGTTATTAAAGTTTATATTTTCATGGGAGTTATGCGTGAGCCTCTACTGACTGCGCTCGCATCAGAGCGATTGAGAAGCACTTCACTCTCTTCTGGACAGTAGCTGCTCTGTTTGACATCCGTGGTGCAGATTAGTGACTCAAGGAGTTCAgttgaatgacacacaaacgtgccattgatggcatttatatatatGGCCACTTATTTGGgccattaaaatgtgatttgaatttgaagtgcacTATAATCGGTTATGTCAAATAACAacgatcagatgattatttaataatcgcaaaAGTCCTAGTAACAAGTGATTCAAGAGCTAAGTCTAGTCATTAGGGTGGAGGTCATTTAGTACAGTAAAGATCTGGGCTGCTAATACGGAAGTTTAAGGTCTTAAAGAGAAATGACATGAGCATTGCTGAGATCTTCTTCACGATTAGTGGTTGAAATGGTTTTTATAATGGCCAATGCCCAGATCAAGAGTGCAGGGTATAACatataatgacaatataaaacaatttaacaaAAGTGACAcgtacacatttttttaaatttaaacaaaatcatattttacacACAATTCACTTGAAAATATTTGAAAGTGCACAGAACCCATTAATGCTGTTGGGGAAATACCACTTCTCTAATCAGGCACAGTTCTCAGGCAATGCTGATAACCTCAAAATATTGTCCAGATATTGGTTGATTAATCTGCCATTTATCTATCATTCTTCACAATCACACAACAGTTTTATAATATTTCAAATATAGTATTTGTTTGATAGCAATAATGTTACATTCTTAAAATTGACTTTATCAAATCAACAGCCACAGTGGACAACTCTCAGCAGGCATACAAGGAAGCATTTGAGATCAGCAAGCAGGAAATGCAGCCAACACACCCCATCAGGCTGGGTCTAGCTCTCAACTTCTCCGTCTTCTACTATGAAATTCTCAACACCCCAGAGCAGGCCTGCAGTTTGGCAAAGACGGTTAGAGAATTATCTGTTCATCTCAAGCTAGTTTTGAGGATACATGATactctattttatttttcatctggGCTGATTTATGCAACATTCTGTGAATATCGTTAAAATTTGTTTTGGGAAAACTAAATCAGTTTATTCTACATACTACGATGAATATTTGAAGTGTGCTAGGGTTTCCAGTATACAAGAAGAAAAGAGGTCCTTTAAACAGAAGATGTGACCCTCTTGTTTTACCTTCACATCAGGCTTTCGATGAGGCAATTGCTGAGCTGGACACCTTGAACGAGGACTCTTACAAAGACAGCACTCTGATCATGCAGTTACTAAGGGACAACCTCACTGTAAGTTCCAGTTTTACTTTTTGTTAAATCTGGGCAAGTTTCTTGGGTCTAAAAAGGGTCCACAATTAAC
It includes:
- the LOC127446440 gene encoding 14-3-3 protein beta/alpha-A-like, which gives rise to MDKSDLVQKAKLSEQAERYDDMAASMKAVTEGGGELSNEERNLLSVAYKNVVGARRSSWRVISSIEQKTEGNEKKQQMAREYRVKIEAELQDICNDVLNLLDKFLIPNASQAESKVFYLKMKGDYYRYLSEVASGDSKKTTVDNSQQAYKEAFEISKQEMQPTHPIRLGLALNFSVFYYEILNTPEQACSLAKTAFDEAIAELDTLNEDSYKDSTLIMQLLRDNLTLWTSENQGDEGDAGEGEN